From the Daucus carota subsp. sativus chromosome 8, DH1 v3.0, whole genome shotgun sequence genome, one window contains:
- the LOC108197802 gene encoding probable WRKY transcription factor 48: MEEEKKNQEILNMSDQNLDPSSSVTPPFSGEEIITPVTYPPPPNIFDMPDIDVEKYDFMEMLRTQNYYFPPTTSIFDLLGAPSPAIGPPQPQQLTAAAVGTSSDMPVLTPVTPNNSSSISSSSNEAVTEDQISIKTGEDDEEHKPEQKNKRLISEPRKKKPKKQREPRFAFMTQSDIDNLDDGYRWRKYGQKAVKNSPFPRNYYRCTSAGCGVKKRVERSSEDPTTVVTTYEGTHTHICPVNAPRGSIGMFPDAYSFRGLGAGAGIGGGGLMSSGIGSSFSGGIGSSFSGGIGEGIGGGMSINAGYRVGGIGSRLVEGGGIGGGSNIGNVSGTGSGSGSISDINSHYAAEQLARYQQRMQQQQQQQQQQRQPYSLYNSIINPSLPSYNFGITNAPAATATTTTTTTSANAAIDSGSFSNRMLQDRHNLLPMTPNQQLTMFRDQGLLQDMVASSQIQSEKKEDKK; the protein is encoded by the exons ATGGAGGAGGAGAAGAAGAACCAAGAGATTTTAAACATGAGCGATCAAAATCTCGATCCTTCATCATCAGTGACGCCACCATTTTCCGGTGAGGAGATCATCACTCCGGTTACTTATCCGCCGCCACCGAATATATTCGACATGCCAGACATCGATGTCGAAAAATATGACTTCATGGAAATGTTGAGgactcaaaattattattttcctcCTACTACTTCTATTTTTGATCTCCTTGGTGCTCCTAGTCCAGCTATTGGGCCCCCGCAGCCGCAGCAGCTTACTGCTGCGGCTGTGGGGACCTCATCGGATATGCCTGTACTGACTCCGGTGACTCCGAATAATTCTTCTTCGATTTCTTCGTCGTCGAATGAAGCGGTGACTGAGGATCAGATCAGTATTAAGACGGGTGAAGATGATGAGGAGCACAAGCCTGAGCAGAAGAACAAGAGACT GATTAGTGAACCGAGAAAGAAGAAACCGAAAAAGCAAAGAGAGCCGAGATTTGCGTTCATGACACAGAGTGACATAGATAACTTGGACGATGGATATAGATGGAGAAAATATGGGCAAAAAGCTGTGAAGAACAGCCCTTTTCCGAG GAACTACTATCGTTGCACTAGTGCAGGATGTGGTGTAAAGAAAAGAGTGGAAAGGTCATCTGAGGATCCTACCACAGTTGTCACCACTTATGAGGGTACTCACACTCATATTTGCCCCGTGAATGCGCCACGTGGGAGCATCGGAATGTTCCCGGATGCTTACTCTTTCCGTGGCTTGGGTGCTGGTGCTGGTATTGGCGGTGGGGGCTTGATGAGTAGTGGCATTGGGAGTAGTTTTAGTGGTGGCATTGGGAGTAGTTTTAGTGGTGGCATTGGTGAGGGAATTGGTGGTGGCATGAGTATTAATGCTGGTTATCGTGTTGGTGGCATTGGTAGTCGTCTTGTGGAGGGCGGTGGCATTGGTGGTGGGAGTAACATTGGCAATGTTAGTGGCACTGGTTCGGGTTCTGGTTCAATTAGTGATATTAATTCGCATTATGCAGCTGAGCAGCTAGCTCGATATCAACAGCGGATgcagcagcaacaacaacagcagcaacaacaaCGACAACCTTACAGTTTGTACAATAGTATTATCAATCCGTCATTGCCTTCTTACAACTTTGGAATTACTAATGCTCCTGCTGCTACtgctactactactactactactacttctGCCAATGCTGCAATCGATTCGGGCTCATTCTCCAACCGTATGCTTCAAGACAGACACAATCTCCTGCCAATGACTCCCAACCAGCAGCTGACAATGTTTCGAGATCAAGGACTTCTGCAAGACATGGTGGCTTCATCGCAAATCCAATCGgagaaaaaagaagataaaaaatGA
- the LOC108197629 gene encoding prefoldin subunit 3: MASSSSSATAAEATERRGIPAASFVGDVQTYLNQLGLDVNSTLSFLQERLQQYKLVEMKLLAQQRDLQAKIPDIEKCLDVVSTLQAKKGTGEALLADFEVSEGIYSRARIEDADSVCLWLGANVMLEYSCEEANTLLRNNLENAKASLEVLIADLQFLRDQVTITQVTIARVYNWDVHQRRARQATPATA, from the exons ATGGCATCATCATCCTCGTCGGCGACGGCGGCGGAAGCGACGGAGAGAAGGGGCATACCGGCGGCGTCATTTGTCGGAGACGTGCAAACTTATCTCAACCAGTTGGGTCTCGATGTTAACTccactctttcttttcttcaagaaag ATTGCAACAATACaaattggttgagatgaaactTCTTGCTCAACAAAGGGATCTCCAG GCAAAGATCCCTGACATTGAGAAGTGTTTAGACGTGGTTTCTACTTTACAAGCAAAGAAAGGCACTGGTGAG GCTTTGCTTGCTGATTTTGAAGTTTCAGAAGGAATCTATTCACGGGCTCGAATTGAGGATGCTGATTCTGTCTGCTTATGGTTaggagctaatgtcatgctggAGTATTCCTGTGAAGAG GCCAACACACTTCTCCGAAACAACTTGGAAAATGCTAAAGCAAGTCTAGAAGTTTTAATTGCTGATCTCCAATTTTTACGTGATCAAGTCACGATCACTCAG GTCACAATTGCGCGTGTGTACAACTGGGACGTTCATCAACGCAGAGCTCGACAAGCTACTCCTGCTACTGCCTGA